In Diorhabda carinulata isolate Delta chromosome 6, icDioCari1.1, whole genome shotgun sequence, a single genomic region encodes these proteins:
- the LOC130895494 gene encoding chymotrypsin-like protease CTRL-1 isoform X2, with amino-acid sequence MLDEGTAMGNCLSQFVAKLFMSHFEKQISQEFQYFSKIQNWLGEVTSNSDNQKFIIRSDKEIQASEVYKVEIYVVYDPYHESEPPRLIKIKLNDKEICPLYEDVINTQNYPINDFYRPILEVNISIPQCGVPIPTPVALITKGQHTVPGQFPWHAAIYIKGGNRADYKCGGTLISLQHVVTAAHCTVSQNFQHPRDPNEFEVILGKYNLTLDEDHQQLFTVIKVNVHEKFDTTFLFNDIAILQLNKPTQYTKFVRPICLWKEDTALEFVIDKVGIAVGWGRNDQGHSTTELLMQVNMPIISTEECINSYHEIYSQYTNENNFCAGYGNGSSVCNGDSGGGLIFPKNDTNGTNTVWQLKGIVSNTVGIQNICDSTKYVIFTDVPKFFSWITNITRTT; translated from the exons ATGCTAGACGAAGGAACAGCAATGGGCAACTGCCTATCACAGTTTGTGGCTAAACTATTCATGagtcattttgaaaagcaaattaGTCAAGAGTTCCAGTATTTTTCCAAGATACAG aacTGGTTAGGAGAAGTTACGTCCAACTCGGACaaccaaaaatttataattagaagTGACAAAGAAATTCAAGCATCTGAAGTATATAAAGTCGAAATATATGTCGTGTATGATCCTTATCATGAATCTGAACCTCCGAGATTAATCAAAATCAAGTTAAATGATAAGGAAATATGTCCATTATATGAAGACGtaataaatacacaaaattatCCAATTAACGATTTTTACAG gCCAATATTGGAAGTAAACATTAGTATACCACAATGTGGTGTTCCTATACCTACTCCTGTTGCTTTGATTACCAAAGGACAACATACAGTTCCAG GACAATTCCCTTGGCATGCTGCAATTTATATAAAAGGAGGTAACAGAGCTGATTATAAATGTGGAGGGACACTTATTAGTTTACAGCACGTCGTGACAGCAGCTCATTGTACTGTTTCACAAAATTTTCAACATCCTCGCGATCCGAATGAGTTTGAAGTAATTTTAG gtaaatataatttaacattAGACGAGGATCATCAACAATTATTTACGGTGATAAAAGTAAATGTACACGAGAAATTCGATACAACTTTCTTATTCAATGATATTGCAATTTTACAATTGAATAAACCAACGCAGTATACCAAATTTGTAAGACCCATATGCTTGTGGAAAGAGGACACAGCTCTAGAATTTGTAATCGATAAAGTCG GAATAGCAGTAGGATGGGGTAGAAATGACCAAGGGCATTCCACGACAGAGTTATTGATGCAGGTTAATATGCCAATTATTTCCACTGAAGAGTGTATTAATTCCTATCATGAAATTTACTCACAATATACAAATGAGAATAATTTCTGCGCTGGTTATGGAAATG GCTCGTCTGTATGTAATGGAGATTCAGGTGGTGGTCTGATTTTTCCAAAGAATGATACAAATGGTACAAACACCGTGTGGCAGCTGAAAGGAATTGTTTCAAATACTGTAGGCATACAGAATATTTGCGATTCTACTAAATATGTCATATTCACAGACGTACCTAAATTTTTTAGCTGGATAACTAACATCACCAGAactacataa